Proteins from a single region of Electrophorus electricus isolate fEleEle1 chromosome 5, fEleEle1.pri, whole genome shotgun sequence:
- the LOC113576906 gene encoding cyclin-O protein B, with protein MSTLSDSGFEEDFQSPSPSNFFTIPWSVNLNNRLIADHHEVIYDESCFIIQKNNEEEFLALNCLARQPQITAEARCKLVSWLIAVYKHFKLSFESCCLAVNIMDRFLVTTSVAADCFQLLGVTSLLIATKHVEVCSPRIKQLLSLCCNAFSKEQLCNLECLILLRLNFRLAAPTLAFFLDYLVSQELSWHRVGGKDDNFTDLYEVKNDDDWTATEEDQLSRVEKYKYFACKICELSLADYAFNKYQPSVIVQSAIILAKDHFRKPASFKHTSSSEMADLLCTADHNSINYSLIQQCTEDLRLLVSLNLESLQDLKAL; from the exons ATGTCCACATTAAGTGATTCTGGCTTCGAAGAGGACTTTCAAAGCCCTTCTCCATCTAACTTCTTTACAATTCCATGGTCAGTAAATCTTAATAACAGACTCATAGCTGACCACCATGAGGTCATTTACGACGAGAGCTGTTTCATAATTCAGAAAAACAACGAGGAGGAATTTCTTGCTCTTAATTGTTTGGCTCGTCAACCGCAG ATTACTGCAGAGGCCCGCTGCAAACTAGTAAGCTGGCTTATAGCTGTTTATAAACACTTCAAACTGTCGTTTGAATCCTGTTGCTTGGCTGTCAATATCATGGACCGATTTTTGGTCACGACGTCAGTGGCCGCGGACTGCTTCCAGTTGCTCGGCGTAACGTCTTTACTGATTGCGACAAAACAC GTTGAAGTGTGCTCTCCTCGCATCAAGCAgcttctctcactctgctgcaATGCCTTCTCCAAAGAGCAACTCTGCAATCTTGAATGCCTTATTCTTCTCCGACTCAACTTCAGGTTGGCTGCACCCACTCTCGCTTTCTTCCTCGATTACTTAGTCAGTCAGGAGTTATCCTGGCACAGAGTTGGTGGAAAGGATGATAACTTCACTGATTTGTATGAGGTCAAAAATGACGATGACTGGACAGCCACTGAAGAAGACCAGCTCTCCAGAGTGgaaaagtataaatattttgCTTGCAAAATCTGTGAACTGAGTCTGGCAGACTATGCTTTCAACAAATACCAGCCATCTGTGATTGTGCAGAGTGCTATAATACTGGCAAAGGACCATTTCAGAAAGCCAGCCTCATTCAAACACACGAGCTCATCAGAGATGGCAGATTTACTCTGTACTGCAGACCACAACTCCATAAATTATTCTTTAATTCAGCAGTGCACAGAAGATCTTAGGTTGTTGGTGTCACTCAATCTAGAGTCACTTCAAGACTTAAAAGCACTCTGA